One Helianthus annuus cultivar XRQ/B chromosome 12, HanXRQr2.0-SUNRISE, whole genome shotgun sequence genomic region harbors:
- the LOC110892994 gene encoding uncharacterized protein LOC110892994, producing MVTLLQQSVREDILFLLQHAETSKSMWEALKLKAEGGKDIKKNKISLLKKEFDLFGCMKGETVRQMIERFCHLKIELERFGIHKDREEIVDKLVEALPQVDDWKTFVIVLKNDAKFDEITLDGLIE from the coding sequence ATGGTAACATTATTACAACAATCTGTTAGAGAGGATATCTTGTTTTTACTTCAACATGCTGAAACTTCTAAGTCGATGTGGGAAGCATTGAAACTAAAAGCCGAAGGCGGTAAAGacatcaagaaaaacaaaatctctctgctaaaaaaggaatttgatctgttcGGATGTATGAAAGGAGAAACTGTCAGACAAATGATTGAAAGATTTTGTCATCTGAAGATCGAGTTAGAAAGGTTTGGAATCCACAAAGATAGAGAAGAGATTGTTGATAAACTCGTCGAGGCATTACCGCAAGTTGATGACTGGAAAACGTTTGTGATTGTTCTGAAGAATGATGCAAAGTTTGATGAGATAACATTGGATGGTTTAATTGAATAA